One region of Oryza sativa Japonica Group chromosome 10, ASM3414082v1 genomic DNA includes:
- the LOC136353540 gene encoding uncharacterized protein: MFRSKNFDRWWGEWKLHLFHQAASMYMTDLFPDVVPQTTESSPPRQSNSGKDIQYAPGLIPNGGGLSPPVIGYDAPKTSALLQGLIREPADTGKKRKTRSSAVSITAPTKKKKTKKTKPADDLPTLDPSIEQALDEEIFEDEVDQATAEPSPPPSPPAQQSSSDQTPSAVGSHHIEEEEQPAAPAIPVLADLFSFDIGDYLDEGEEDTTSKALAPLSDDVKKTLESILDRLEASSLDSLPFTLSNTNSNWKDQLSEGPIKSNIDRLEARKIELLAQLEECNAELDMEHKKLADLPKSIEEQKARLKSAIKHVADLTKSLKVIPGTNAQDAQAIEEVEQIRQKAISAIQRYLSQ, from the exons ATGTTCAGAAGTAaaaactttgacagatggtggggtgaatggaagctgcatTTATTCCACCAAGCAGCTTCAATGTATATGACAGACCTCTTCCCAGATGTTGTCCCTCAA ACAACAGAATCCTCTCCTCCCCGTCAAAGCAACAGTGGTAAGGATATCCAATATGCCCCAGGTTTAATTCCTAACGGAGGTGGGCTATCTCCTCCGGTTATTGGATATGATGCCCCCAAGACCTCAGCTCTTCTTCAAGGGCTCATCAGGGAACCAGCCGATACCGGCAAAAAGAGGAAAACCAGATCATCGGCTGTAAGCATCACAGCCCCAactaagaagaagaagacaaagaAAACCAAGCCAGCCGATGATCTGCCTAccctagatccatccattgaacaagctctggatgaagagatATTTGAAGATGAAGTTGATCAGGCCACAGCCGAA ccttcccctcctccttctcctcctgcaCAACAATCGTCAAGTGACCAGACCCCTTCAGCTGTGGGGAGTCATCAcatcgaggaggaagaacaaccagctgctcctgctatccca GTCTTAGCCGATCTTTTCTCTTTCGACATTGGAGACTAccttgatgaaggagaagaagataccACAAGCAAAGCCTTAGCCCCTTTATCTGATGATGTAAAGAAAACTCTGGAAAGTATCTTGGATCGGCTAGAAGCATCATCACTGGATAGCTTG CCGTTTACTTTGAGCAACACCAATTCAAACTGGAAAGATCAACTATCTGAAGGCCCAATCAAGTCTAATATTGATCGGCTCGAGGCTCGCAAGATTGAACTCTTagcacaacttgaagaatgcaacgCTGAGCTGGACATGGAACACAAAAaactagccgatctcccaaagTCTATTGAAGAACAGAAAGCAagactcaaatcggctatcaagcaTGTTGCTGATCTGACCAAGTCTCTGAAAGTTATCCCTGGAACCAACGCTCAGGATGCCCAAGCCATAGAAGAAGTAGAGCAGATTAGGCAGAAGGCTATATCGGCCATCCAGCGATACTTATCTCAATAA